From Chrysemys picta bellii isolate R12L10 chromosome 1, ASM1138683v2, whole genome shotgun sequence:
cggcaaagctcaattctttctagaagcttttgaggatgctaccaaaagaccttatggctacctggtggtggatttaaatgcttccacaccagaagcttatagactaagaactggtcttttccctccagactggccggcggtttatactttgaaaagaacaacagccaggtataaaaagagatgacttatcagcaggcccctttttaacagccggggctgctgaccgaaaacatgtctagctgcgtAAAGAGAAACCTgagccttttaaaattacttagcaaatcatccccacagcaaaggagggctatactgtgttCGGCCTCTGAAGATCTAGTAGCGGCTATCTCCGAAATAgcgctcaataccttaaaaggaaacatacctttaacacagaatcaagtgcgtgtgctgaaaaagaaacgcacgcttataaaaactttgtgtaataaaagggtttcacttaaaagaaaaaatcatCTGGTAaagcagtctggggggtttatcagacctctgttaagttttgctatccctctgataacggggcttttaactaatcgataatggagtatgcagaaaaaatgttcctggtgcccagccaccagttggagcaattaagggctcccctccagcagaggaaaatatcagaactgcaactcgcttactggatgctgaaatgaagtctgttcttcaaagaactgACTTGGCCGAATACGAAAAGGCTAAACTTCACAGCACCTTACTTCAAAGGTACTTAATGTACGTGAAGCATAGCGATgcggataaagggaaaataagtctgtttctacccAAACAGGAACAAAGTGTGACTGCgaaacccccagaaacaccaaagaactcagactctgttgctcaggaggtgttggataacgcaaataagcgttataagaaaaatgcaatagtattgctaaataagctgggccaggataaaaatctctcttcatgGAATGATAAAGGGTCTTTTGTGTACAAAGGCTCTGTGGTTAATCTtcctaacatgctcgacttagtcaGGGCTGTCACCCAGACTCACTCTGTTCCTACCAGACATGTACCTAAAGGATGGCATGTGTTTATGAATGCCATGGCGGAACTGAACGTAACGTCTTCCGTTAGGGGCAATGCGgccaacagagatcttttggaacGCCTCAAGGCCTCAACTGCTGACACCGGCGTGGATCAAGAAACCGTGACCCCTTTTTTGCCgtctaaaaaatgaaaattggctAAAAGAGCCGAATGGCTCAGTGTGAACAGTTTTTCacattctaattttaaaaaaaaaactggtaatgttttgctttaaataaaacatttctataattaaaaaaaaaaatctgtgtactttttcctcaattggtgtgtgttgtgtttttttttttaaaactccaccAAACATCAATTTTCTTTAAACCCCTCACCTGGGTGCTTTATTGGGTAACATGGCTatgaaaatcattgcaagatacacatgtctgggcttgttgaaacatggtttgagcaaggctaggcatacccaagaatttaaatttactttttacaaaattcatcaccatccAGTCATTTTGCACTAAGTCattagaatacaattttaaaatctgatcaaaagataaacccttgctaCGATGATGTAAGAAAAACACGCAATGATAGCCGCAGGCGACGGAGCGGGGGTCTTGTAATTGTCTATTGTGAAACACCATGTCTgtgacatttttgtttaaaaaaaattcataatgcttttaggaaacaacacACTGTTCGGGGGGTGCCCATATGAGTGAAAAAACTCTCCACGGTTACGCTCCACTAGATACAAGGCAAGCCAGTGTTCACCCAGTtggttgtgtgcatgtgtgttcacCACCAAGCCTAGGGGTCTCTGAGACAGCTTGCCTCCTGGGAGCCAATCGCaagggaacacatctaagaaattcttttttgTGTAAGGGTCTGTTGATAAGACACGTGAGAGCTGCACGGTGTCCATGTTCACATGTAGTCAAACAGAAcatttctcctctgatttatttcaatgacattgtcaaaaaccccatacacaaTCATATTGACGGTAACCGTTAAAGCCTTCCCAAAACatatttctgctctcaggttcccagttttaatcagggaatagtgatcagcgcattcctggtcgggagacaggtcaaaggcaaacaaggtgtaaccctgtgcaaactcctcatggtcgattaacagagaatgatctttcatgtgtttaccagctgtctgtaccaAATTAATGTATTCTCTCACACAGTGTCCTGCCTCGAAGTCCGGTTGCAGAGGCTTGGTCGGTATCTGTTCACCATACacatacaaggccacaaaattaatatcgtaatgtttaaaatgaaagggatttttagcgTAACTTTTGCTAAAGGCATCGTTATCcacaaaccctaggacaagcattttgggtaactgtcccaaGAACAGGTTCTCCTGGTTACTAACCCTGCTGCCCACAGGGATGCTAAACACTTTAATTCCCACACGGTCCACGGGGTATTTAGCATTAGCGGTAAGCAGGGCCTCCGCGTGCCCCAGACGGACTCCCGGGGCCGCccgtactttcttcacaaaaagggacgcTGATACAATGCGCGGTTTAAAGCCTTCAGCCGcactgcccattaaacagaaagCATCTTTACTGcgcgtcagtttaattttcacatccactccgtttaacaaaagtttttcttgaaaaaacaggttGCTGTGTAAATGGCCCAGCAGCTCTACCGTTCTGCTCTCGGCCGTCAGCTTTGCTTGCCTCACAAACCTTAGATTCCCTCCATTCAACTCTGTTTCTTCATGTTGTCCAGCaatgtctttgtaaaacaggccggCGGAAAATTGCGTGGCGAGGGTGTCATCGCTGTAATTGAGCACCGATTCTgtaaaggccctgtaagggtaacagttgttgctttggcttatgaggcggtctcccagcgtgacatccaactgactgaaaatagaggccatagggtaattcaccaggcccacTTCGGCATCCACGGCGAGTTCAGTtccgtctccttttacaatcttgcaacacaggtacagcagcgtgttgtttaaatccatataatctatgccattccctgctgcaaaaaagtcaatgggggcagactTCGTAATAGCCGATAGAGGCGGCacctcgatgtagatgcttttctcgatgctggtctgcgtaggggctatttgaaacaCGTCTAGTTtggatttggtgcactcttcagacccgcagtgaacaaaagccatgttgattaaaatatgtctCTTTTACCAGGCAGAGCGCGTCTCCTCTTTtgcccaggcttcctcttggactttcgcttATGGCCGACCCTGCGTGTCAAAGCCCTGCTTTTAAAGGGTTTCGGGGGACCTGTGCATTGCAGGTATGacgtatttctctttctcttcctccttttaatgtacatcagccccgatccttcctgtgaagctgtattccccaccttctccagaacagcATGGGAGACATGACCTACCACATCTTTAGCTATGTTTTGAGGGGTGGTTTTTACGTGGGGTTTAATaatctctagccccctcctcaaaagCGGTACGGCTTTTCGAAAGAGGCTACAAAATATTCCACCCACACCCGCCTCGTACACCCCGGGTCcccatgatatccaggaagggcgtatccagcctgggctttgtaataGTTCCTGTAGATTGTGGAGTCGCCATAATTTTTTGGGATCGCCATAatagggttttgctttttttagaaaCCTTGCTCTCTCCACGGCTGCAGATGCAGCTTGACGATCACCTTGCCGAAGCGAAATGAGACATGTCTTCtgatctgtctttatttcaatggtgatggtgtcgatgtggtgtttactgacagggaCGTAATGAGGTTTGTCATAGGTGATGGTAACAAACTCGTTGTTCCTTCCTCGGACAGGGACGCAGCGTAACAGGGGAACAGaaaagtcccccacaaactgGTGTTCTATGATATCCGTATGATATTAAACCTCCTGTGATGTCTGCTGAGAAGGGGAATTTTTGGACATTGCGTTTGTGGCCCAAACCCAGAATGTTAGCTAGCTCCCCGTCAGTAGAAAACACATACATAAAATCGGTAGATTTAAGTCTCACTTTTCTACCCACAGGATCGTAGTTCATGAGCACCTCAGGCGGTCCGGGATGACGAGCCACGTTGCTGTTCATATGCTCCAGTAATTCGGGTATGGTCAAGTAATAACCTCGTCGTAGGATGAAATTCCACGTTGTAGCTCCAAAGGTGATTTTGAAAGGGGTGTCTTCGTTGATAGTATTCCAGCTGTGCGGGTATTGTATTTCCGCTAACCCTACCTCCCAGGCACCCGGGAGATCCAAGGGCTTAATTAGCCGTATTGTAAAGTTCGAgatggtgttttggggaaaaactgcagagctggcattgctgggcaaagtaatgtaaaacccgCCATCGctcatttttctctctgtctttgcagaatgaatctttttttgttcgtgtctagatgtcacagagttgagaagcttccacccagctgttaaacttaccgggccaccccaaccatttcaccagtagctgcttttttctcccttttcctttctctgctagaactttttcaatcctgtaaatcctgtctcgttcggggtttactttttgtaattcttcagggtaaaaagatccagtaactgcctcaccctcgtaatcttttaattggtatacaggtctctggcccctggttaaggcttcatccactatgaatatctcatcggtaaacgtctgttcataacctttttcaaaagcgcctttggttttagatagtctcacgTGGTCACCTTTTCTAAAAGAGGCAAcaaccagttttattttaaaaccatctccgtaaaccattttccataccttcagagaatttgaagggttaacatcaacaggtctggtacgtatagttctgtgaaagctctggttgtaactctttataaagtcaggtaagacgtcaatgtagcgaaaggtgttatgggctgtaaaatatctccacatcctagtttttaaagttctgttaaatcgctccacaaccccttctttgacttcattattggtaacaaaatggtgaactCCATGCCGCTTTAACAATCCACTTagaggtttgtttaaaaattctttcccccgatcggtttgtaatttttgaggcatGCGACTttcactgaaaatagctttaaaggccttggatacctcaccactcatcttgtcttttaggcctaaggcccaggcatatttgtatagaatgtctatcactgttaagatgtacttaaaaccgttgttgtgtttggagaaccggtgcatatccaccaaatctgcctgccactgcgcatccacatctgaaacaatggtcttgtttcttttaaaacgtaTTCGAACCGGTTTctgtaaagtgtaagcatcctggtctgaaagccatgctgttacctgtcttctgtttaaagttttactatgctttctggccacttgaaaaagagggttgaccctgccgaagctcccaacttccccgggggcgtaataatattttctttaacagagccgtctgtgtagacatgactgttactggtaccgtcttttactaccacgagtatgaaaggggacatattcatattgacacatttaaataagttttattaatcgcctggtttaacacaaccttttacagccgactgtaaaaatggatgccatgacccctaccataagggagtctcagatggttcattcttccattttgtcctttttggCTTGAGATCTGTATCTCAGACATGAGCAGAAACAGCTGACACACGAAATATTTACTCCCACAGGGCTTCCAatgtgtaagttcttaaaggcctctaaaaaggcatcgtcgacctgttgagagattttcagaaaagaaaccgtgtaagcatccccactgcttgttttttaatttacgcaaCCCCCGGTTCCTACCCGATTACCTACCCCTCCTTGACCgccacttcttaatcattcattttacctgagcgccgtcttttcTGTTCGCTTTGTCCACTGGTGCCTTCCCCGAGCTGCGATCGCCTttcacctctgagggggtggacaaagagaagCCGTCACGCTCATCGGGCTGCCTCACGAGGGTTTCGGGGTTGGGTTCCGACATATTCATCAACGGctgggtcaaagggtcctcctcagaactgttactgatgtagcactttctccaAACAAGTCCAAAGGTGGTTGggcctaaaacaaagtccgaagttctcacgggggtggtgaaggagtccatgtttcctctcagcagcctttccacgattttgaaaacacgtgtccttggtaagacatggccgcctcctctgtctggcgctgggacttatggcataatggtgctgcactctgactcaCTTCTGGACGGGTCACCCTGCcccggaagtcaccctgattggtcaaaatctcctctcggggcagtcctatcgggacaaaacccctcctgattggtagagggtggtgggaggagttcgtagaggggtcacatgacacatcttgcttccggtcaggtggcaccttgacccggaagtaatacccccatggggtgggacttctggtgacaggtgggagggtcCAAGGGGTTAAGGGCGgtgcttaaggggtcaaggggcggggttaaggtttgattgacggtagggccaTTATACTActcatgtggagccccacactcagctagattgcatgaatgctctctgAGCCattcatgaatcacacagagaaatgcACCAGCATATCTCCCAAgaccccagccttgcaccccagaactgaaCGGTTTTGCCCTGGTCCGAAGCCTGACCactgtaagtttattacccagtctgtccctccctcaatatggagaGGGCACACCTcttaaactgagctgagatttctcaAGCACTTTACcgaaaacacactgttttaggtgaaatataaaacagatttattaattacagaaagatagattttaagtgattataagtgacaggCAGAAAGGGTCCGAGATAGTTATCAAAGAAAGTAAAAGGTAAGCGCacagtctaaatcttaaaccttattagactagg
This genomic window contains:
- the LOC135980946 gene encoding uncharacterized protein F54H12.2-like; the encoded protein is MAFVHCGSEECTKSKLDVFQIAPTQTSIEKSIYIEVPPLSAITKSAPIDFFAAGNGIDYMDLNNTLLYLCCKIVKGDGTELAVDAEVGLVNYPMASIFSQLDVTLGDRLISQSNNCYPYRAFTESVLNYSDDTLATQFSAGLFYKDIAGQHEETELNGGNLRFVRQAKLTAESRTVELLGHLHSNLFFQEKLLLNGVDVKIKLTRSKDAFCLMGSAAEGFKPRIVSASLFVKKVRAAPGVRLGHAEALLTANAKYPVDRVGIKVFSIPVGSRVSNQENLFLGQLPKMLVLGFVDNDAFSKSYAKNPFHFKHYDINFVALYVYGEQIPTKPLQPDFEAGHCVREYINLECADHYSLIKTGNLRAEICFGKALTVTVNMIVYGVFDNVIEINQRRNVLFDYM